The Streptomyces nitrosporeus genome includes a window with the following:
- the whiG gene encoding RNA polymerase sigma factor WhiG — protein MPQHTSGSDRAAVPPAARGTVRPVAPPAAPSPLDELWRSYKTTGDERLREQLILHYSPLVKYVAGRVSVGLPSNVEQADFVSSGVFGLIDAIEKFDIERAIKFETYAITRIRGAMIDELRALDWIPRSVRQKARNVERAYATLEAQLRRTPTESEVAAEMGIALEELHSVFSQLSLANVVALEELLHVGGEGGDRLSLMDTLEDTAADDPVEVAEDRELRRLLARAINTLPEREKTVVTLYYYEGLTLAEIGNVLGVTESRVSQIHTKSVLQLRAKLADAGR, from the coding sequence ATGCCCCAGCACACCTCCGGGTCTGACCGCGCGGCAGTTCCACCGGCTGCGCGTGGCACTGTGCGCCCAGTCGCCCCTCCGGCAGCCCCGTCCCCGCTCGACGAGTTGTGGCGTTCGTACAAGACCACGGGCGACGAGAGGCTGCGCGAGCAGCTGATCCTGCACTACTCGCCCCTGGTGAAGTACGTGGCCGGCCGGGTCAGTGTCGGGCTGCCGTCCAACGTGGAGCAGGCGGACTTCGTCTCCTCCGGGGTGTTCGGGCTGATCGACGCCATCGAGAAGTTCGACATCGAACGCGCCATCAAGTTCGAGACGTACGCGATCACCCGGATCCGCGGGGCGATGATCGACGAACTCCGGGCACTGGACTGGATCCCGCGGTCGGTGCGGCAGAAGGCGCGGAACGTCGAGCGCGCCTACGCCACCCTGGAGGCGCAGCTGAGGCGTACCCCCACCGAGTCGGAAGTGGCTGCCGAGATGGGGATCGCGCTGGAGGAACTGCACTCCGTCTTCAGTCAGTTGTCGCTCGCCAACGTGGTGGCCCTGGAGGAGCTCCTCCATGTCGGCGGAGAAGGCGGCGACCGGCTCAGCCTGATGGACACCCTGGAGGACACCGCGGCCGACGACCCGGTCGAGGTGGCCGAGGACCGGGAGCTCAGACGCCTGCTCGCCCGCGCCATCAACACGCTCCCGGAACGGGAGAAGACCGTGGTCACCCTCTACTACTACGAAGGGCTCACCCTCGCGGAGATCGGCAACGTCCTCGGGGTCACCGAGAGCAGGGTCAGCCAGATCCACACCAAGTCGGTCCTGCAGCTCCGCGCGAAACTGGCCGACGCCGGACGCTGA
- the dprA gene encoding DNA-processing protein DprA, with translation MNTPRPADDAERLARAALTRVLEPGDERGGRWIREIGAAGLMRCLREPGGPARKLEGMSATRLAGYRLRAAAAEPARDLEAVDRVGGRFVCPGDPEWPSQLDDLGDARPVGLWVKGAPDLRLWALRSVATVGARACTPYGAHMAASLAAGLAERGWVVVSGAAFGVDGAAHRGALAAGGATVAVLACGVDVAYPRGHAELLARIGEQGLLVGELPPASHPTRSRFVLRNRVIAALTRGTVVVEAEYRSGSLVTARNAQRLGRFTMGVPGPATSGLSAGVHELLRGEGVLVTDASEIIELVGEIGELAPVRRGPVLPRDMLDAVCARILDALPRREAVDAREVARVAGTSTDEALGRLYELHSLGFVERQGEGWRLTPPPTRNGDTRRGGA, from the coding sequence GTGAACACCCCGCGGCCCGCCGACGACGCGGAACGCCTGGCGAGGGCCGCCCTGACCAGGGTCTTGGAACCCGGGGACGAGCGGGGCGGGCGCTGGATCCGCGAGATCGGGGCGGCCGGACTGATGCGGTGCCTGCGGGAGCCCGGCGGGCCCGCACGGAAGCTGGAGGGCATGAGCGCGACACGGCTGGCGGGCTACCGCCTCCGCGCCGCGGCGGCCGAACCCGCCCGGGACCTGGAGGCGGTGGACAGGGTGGGCGGGCGGTTCGTCTGCCCCGGTGACCCGGAGTGGCCCAGCCAGCTGGACGACCTGGGCGACGCCCGGCCCGTGGGGCTCTGGGTGAAAGGCGCCCCCGACCTCCGCCTCTGGGCCCTGCGCTCGGTCGCCACGGTCGGCGCCCGCGCCTGCACGCCGTACGGGGCGCACATGGCCGCGTCCCTCGCGGCGGGGCTGGCGGAGCGTGGCTGGGTGGTGGTCTCGGGGGCGGCCTTCGGCGTGGACGGGGCGGCCCACCGCGGCGCGCTCGCCGCGGGCGGGGCGACCGTGGCCGTCCTGGCCTGCGGGGTGGACGTCGCCTACCCCCGCGGGCACGCGGAACTCCTCGCCCGGATCGGGGAACAGGGACTGCTCGTCGGGGAGCTGCCGCCGGCGAGCCATCCGACGCGGAGCAGGTTCGTCCTGAGGAACCGGGTGATCGCCGCGCTCACCCGGGGCACCGTCGTGGTGGAGGCCGAGTACCGCAGCGGCTCGCTGGTCACGGCGAGGAACGCCCAGCGTCTGGGCCGGTTCACGATGGGGGTGCCGGGACCGGCGACGAGCGGGCTCTCCGCCGGGGTGCACGAACTCCTGCGCGGCGAAGGGGTACTGGTCACCGACGCATCGGAGATCATCGAACTGGTGGGGGAGATCGGTGAGCTCGCGCCGGTCCGCAGAGGGCCCGTACTGCCCCGGGACATGCTCGACGCCGTCTGCGCGCGGATTCTCGACGCCCTGCCCCGGAGGGAGGCCGTGGACGCGCGTGAAGTGGCACGGGTCGCCGGGACGTCGACAGATGAAGCACTCGGCCGACTGTACGAATTGCACTCACTGGGGTTCGTCGAACGGCAGGGCGAAGGATGGCGGTTGACGCCACCGCCCACCCGCAACGGGGATACGCGGCGAGGCGGTGCTTGA
- a CDS encoding YifB family Mg chelatase-like AAA ATPase, whose amino-acid sequence MTAQARDRHPQGCLFRGFDLAVACAVLGAAERIDPASVADVVMIGELGLDGRVRPVRGVLPAVLAAAEAGYRHVVVPEQTAGEAALVPGVSVLGVRSLRQLIAVLADEPVPDEPAEDRDRPDPMRAGLVLPGAGVGSGLVQTAGGPLSDLADVAGQRRARTALEVAAAGGHHLLLSGPPGAGKTMLAERLTGILPPLTRQESLEVTAVHSVAGILPPGEPLVTGAPYCAPHHSATMQSLIGGGNGLPRPGAVSLAHRGILFLDEAPEFSGRALDALRQPLESGHVVVARAAGVVRLPARFLMVLAANPCPCGRHTLTGAGCDCPPSAVRRYQARLSGPLLDRVDLRVEVEPVGRADLMGAGGRGETSAEVAARVRGARARTAERLAGTPWTTNSEVPGHELRTRLTAAPGALMAAERDMERGLLTARGLDRVLRVAWTVADLRAADRPDASDIAVALELRTGIDRGVPLEAGAR is encoded by the coding sequence CTGACCGCGCAGGCGCGAGACAGGCACCCGCAAGGGTGCCTTTTTCGTGGCTTCGATCTGGCCGTCGCGTGTGCGGTGCTCGGCGCCGCGGAGCGGATCGACCCGGCGTCCGTCGCCGACGTGGTGATGATCGGCGAGCTGGGACTGGACGGGCGGGTGCGCCCGGTGCGCGGAGTGCTGCCCGCGGTCCTCGCCGCGGCGGAGGCGGGGTACCGCCATGTGGTGGTCCCGGAACAGACCGCGGGGGAGGCCGCGCTGGTACCGGGCGTCTCGGTTCTCGGGGTGCGGAGCCTGCGCCAGCTCATCGCGGTGCTCGCGGACGAGCCCGTGCCGGACGAGCCGGCCGAGGACCGGGACCGCCCCGACCCCATGCGGGCCGGGCTCGTGCTGCCGGGCGCGGGCGTGGGCAGCGGGCTGGTGCAGACGGCCGGCGGCCCGCTGTCCGACCTCGCGGATGTGGCGGGCCAGCGCAGGGCGCGCACCGCGCTGGAGGTCGCCGCCGCGGGCGGCCACCACCTCCTGCTCTCCGGTCCGCCCGGAGCGGGCAAGACCATGCTCGCCGAACGGCTCACCGGGATCCTGCCGCCACTGACCCGGCAGGAGTCCCTGGAGGTGACGGCGGTCCACTCGGTGGCGGGCATCCTCCCGCCGGGCGAGCCGCTGGTCACCGGAGCCCCGTACTGCGCACCGCACCATTCGGCGACGATGCAGTCCCTGATCGGCGGCGGCAACGGACTGCCGCGCCCCGGGGCGGTGTCCCTGGCGCACCGGGGGATCCTCTTCCTCGACGAGGCCCCGGAATTCTCCGGGAGGGCGCTGGACGCCCTGCGCCAGCCGCTGGAGTCCGGCCACGTGGTGGTGGCGCGCGCGGCGGGGGTGGTGCGGCTGCCCGCCCGTTTCCTGATGGTGCTGGCCGCCAACCCCTGTCCGTGCGGCAGGCACACGCTGACCGGCGCGGGCTGCGACTGCCCGCCCTCCGCCGTCCGCCGCTACCAGGCCCGGCTCTCCGGTCCGCTGCTGGACCGGGTGGATCTGAGGGTCGAGGTCGAACCCGTGGGGAGGGCGGACCTGATGGGGGCGGGCGGCCGGGGGGAGACCTCGGCCGAGGTCGCCGCCCGGGTGCGCGGAGCCAGGGCGCGGACCGCCGAGCGGCTGGCCGGTACGCCCTGGACCACCAACAGCGAGGTCCCCGGACACGAGCTGCGGACCAGGCTGACCGCGGCCCCCGGGGCGCTGATGGCCGCCGAGCGGGACATGGAACGCGGACTGCTCACCGCGCGGGGGCTGGACCGGGTGCTGCGCGTGGCATGGACGGTGGCCGACCTGAGGGCGGCCGACCGCCCGGACGCCTCCGACATCGCGGTCGCCCTCGAACTGCGTACGGGCATTGACCGCGGGGTGCCTCTGGAAGCGGGGGCGCGGTGA
- a CDS encoding XRE family transcriptional regulator, whose protein sequence is MAVEDRAPQPGARAQLADLVRDRKAALDLSYEKLAARCVDPETGVQTVKSSWLHRLATDMPVQAPDLPALRGMAAGLDVPLGRVQDAAGAQFFGIDVVWSASGDARALVERADRMTPEQREQLMRLLDSLAPPR, encoded by the coding sequence ATGGCTGTTGAAGATCGCGCGCCCCAGCCCGGCGCTCGCGCTCAGCTCGCGGACCTCGTGAGAGACCGCAAGGCGGCGCTCGACCTCAGTTACGAAAAGCTCGCGGCCCGATGCGTCGACCCCGAAACCGGGGTGCAGACGGTGAAGAGCTCCTGGCTTCACCGTCTCGCCACTGACATGCCAGTCCAGGCGCCCGACTTGCCCGCGCTGCGCGGCATGGCGGCCGGTCTTGATGTCCCGCTCGGACGCGTTCAAGATGCGGCTGGCGCCCAGTTTTTCGGGATCGACGTGGTGTGGTCGGCATCCGGTGACGCCCGCGCCCTCGTCGAGCGGGCCGACAGGATGACGCCTGAGCAGCGAGAGCAGCTGATGCGCCTGCTCGACTCTCTTGCCCCGCCGCGCTAG
- a CDS encoding helix-turn-helix domain-containing protein, which yields MKRTGTGASVSVRELATLTTVPRSTIGALLTGVQQSVPEASAHAIAEAIGVDVLILFTPVGRSVTLAAVPDADIA from the coding sequence ATGAAGCGCACCGGAACCGGGGCCTCGGTCAGCGTGCGAGAACTCGCCACGCTGACCACCGTCCCGCGCAGCACGATCGGCGCCCTACTCACCGGGGTGCAGCAGTCAGTGCCGGAGGCGTCCGCCCACGCCATCGCCGAGGCGATCGGCGTGGACGTACTCATCCTCTTCACCCCGGTCGGCAGGAGCGTCACCCTCGCCGCCGTACCCGACGCGGACATCGCGTGA
- a CDS encoding zinc finger domain-containing protein, producing the protein MTPDQIPQLLKQVSYADPRVLPEDPKEVAGLAALWATVLADVPVEFAMQAVGIHYARSPYPIKPSDISTRWQAVVRDRMQRDVDPAPPVDPDNESAYRHALAAHRRAVATGQEPPVEHHALTAGPAAAEADRRRAVIGKYIPIAVDDALAAYRPQRAARLAVLREGRPDALAVPCPVETCRAAVGTACTRPGKGQTRHRLAGPHPSRVDYAAERAA; encoded by the coding sequence GTGACCCCCGACCAGATCCCCCAGCTCCTCAAGCAGGTGTCGTACGCCGACCCCCGCGTCCTCCCCGAGGACCCCAAGGAGGTCGCCGGCCTCGCCGCCCTCTGGGCCACCGTCCTCGCTGACGTCCCCGTCGAGTTCGCCATGCAGGCCGTCGGCATCCACTACGCCCGCAGCCCGTATCCGATCAAGCCGTCCGACATCAGCACCCGGTGGCAGGCCGTGGTCCGTGACCGGATGCAGCGCGACGTCGACCCCGCCCCGCCCGTCGACCCCGACAACGAGTCGGCGTACCGGCACGCCCTCGCCGCCCACCGGCGGGCCGTCGCTACGGGGCAGGAACCCCCCGTCGAGCACCACGCGCTCACCGCCGGGCCCGCGGCCGCCGAAGCCGACCGCCGCCGCGCCGTGATTGGGAAGTACATCCCGATCGCCGTCGATGACGCCCTCGCCGCCTACCGGCCCCAGCGCGCCGCCCGCCTCGCGGTCCTCCGCGAAGGCCGCCCTGACGCCCTCGCAGTGCCCTGCCCCGTCGAAACCTGCCGGGCCGCAGTCGGTACCGCATGCACCCGCCCCGGCAAGGGCCAGACCCGGCACCGCCTTGCCGGCCCGCACCCGTCCCGGGTCGACTACGCCGCCGAGCGTGCCGCGTGA
- a CDS encoding DUF6011 domain-containing protein, whose amino-acid sequence MGHTTRPQRRQGHRPVTVSCRVCGRRLRSTRWAARGIGPHCARAAGARPAPHIPTPHPDHHIPGQDELPLVHHQPTLWSL is encoded by the coding sequence ATGGGCCATACGACCAGACCTCAGCGACGACAGGGGCACCGCCCGGTGACCGTGTCCTGCCGGGTATGCGGCCGGCGCCTCCGCTCCACCCGCTGGGCAGCCCGCGGCATCGGCCCCCACTGCGCACGCGCCGCCGGTGCCCGGCCCGCACCCCACATCCCCACACCACACCCCGACCACCACATCCCCGGGCAGGACGAACTGCCCCTCGTCCACCACCAACCGACCCTCTGGAGCCTCTGA
- a CDS encoding MazG-like family protein yields the protein MTTPDHWTTIRGLVAWLDQQNGRSQQEITLRLLKLTEEAGEVAQAWIGTTGQNPRKGITHTTTDVADELVDVIVTASVALASLVTDPGAHLDTAVARIAARPRTP from the coding sequence ATGACCACCCCCGACCACTGGACCACCATCCGCGGCCTCGTCGCCTGGCTCGACCAGCAGAACGGCCGCTCCCAGCAGGAGATCACCCTGCGCCTCCTGAAGCTGACGGAGGAGGCCGGGGAGGTGGCGCAGGCGTGGATCGGTACGACCGGCCAGAACCCGCGGAAGGGCATCACGCACACCACCACGGACGTCGCCGACGAGCTGGTCGACGTCATCGTCACCGCGTCGGTGGCCCTCGCCTCCCTCGTCACCGACCCGGGCGCCCACCTCGACACGGCAGTGGCCCGGATCGCCGCCCGGCCCCGCACCCCGTGA